The genomic stretch aactttagGCCGCGACTTAGAACGACAACTTTTATGGTAGTACCATTTCTTTCATATGACAAATCAATTGGTAACCAGTTTCCCACCCACCAGCCAacccaagaaaaaaaaaaaaagaaacaccaatttcaattgtcaaatatatataagttTCCACATTTTCCCACCACCggataatttttcttcttccaaaAAAGCTAAATTCTTTTATCATTACTGATATCAACATCTTTTataaagaaacaatttcacacatatatataatacataatttttttaaacaatgGTACACCACAAAGTCACTATTATTGGATCCGGTCCAGCTGCCCACACTGCTGCTATTTACTTGGCCAGAGCAGAAATTAAACCAACTTTATACGAAGGTATGTTGGCTAATGGTATTGCTGCTGGTGGTCAATTGACTACTACCactgatattgaaaatttcccAGGTTTCCCAAATGGTATTGGAGGATCTGAATTGATGGAAAAAATGAAGGAACAATCACAAAGATTTGGTACTGAAATCATCACTGAAACCATCTCCAAAGTTGATTTCTCTAAAAGACCTTTTAAATTATGGACTGAATGGAATGAAGATGCAGAACCAATCACTACTGATGCCGTTATCATTGCTACTGGTGCCTCTGCCAAGAGAATGCATTTACCAGGGGAAGACACTTATTGGCAACAAGGTATTTCTGCCTGTGCTGTTTGTGACGGCGCTGTTCCAATTTTCAGAAACAACCCATTAGCTGtgattggtggtggtgattcAGCTTGTGAAGAAGCCATTTTCTTGACTAAATATGCTTCTAAAGTGTTTTTATTGGTTAGAAGAGACGTTTTAAGAGCTTCGACAATTATGCAAAAGAGAGTTACcaacaatgaaaaaattgaagtaTTATGGAACACTGAAGCTTTGGAAGCTAAAGGTGATggtaaattattgaaatcattaagaattgtcaacaacaaaaccaaggaagaaaaagatttacaaGTCAATGGGTTATTCTACGCCATTGGTCACATCCCAGCCACCAAGATTTTTGCTGACCAACTCAAGACCGACGAAGCTGGTTACATTCAAACCACTCCAGGAACAGCTTCTACTTCCATTGAAGGTGTGTTTGCAGCTGGTGATGTTCAAGATAAAATTTATAGACAAGCCATTACTTCTGCTGGTAGTGGATGTATGGCTGCTTTGGAAtgtgaaaaattcatttcCGAACAAGAAGCTTAGATTTTTCAAGAGTATACTTTTGAACAATACAATTTGGTAGAATTGAGTTTTACatagttttgttttcatttacatacatataaatatttatagaTTTCAGTTCACACTATTAGACAAGTAAGTTTATTTGGCGATGTTTAACTCTCTTCAAAAGCAGTGCTCTTTTGGTATGATGGGGCTGTCGTAAAAGATCTGTAGAATTTGAGGAATGTCGTTGATGCTATCGcacaaaaatattgataagaTTACACGACTCTTCCAGACGAATACTTGACAGTTGTACCTGTGGTCAcatttatttgttgatcAGAAGCAATATTTGGTGTGAACTATCCCCAACTTCTATAGCCAACCATCGTCTATATCATGTCTTTTAATACCCCATTTAGTGAAGATTTAGAAAGAACAGCTACAAATGATTCCCATAGATACAAAGACTATCCGGAATTTGACAGTTTATCCACAAGCATAGAGAAGCAGTTACATTATATCAATTCGGAACTCTTATCATCTATACGTCTGGATTTAGCAAAATTCGAAAAGGATAAAACCGATACTAGTTTGTCTGAAAGTTTAAGTGGCCAGTTTAGAAAAACCACCGATGCATTTAAAAAAGTGAATAAGTTTGTTAAACTGTTGAATGCATCTATAGTGACAACAGAACGAGAACACGAGGACGTGGAAACAATAAACTATCTCAAACAAAAGGAAGCGATCcaaataaaactaataaGAGACAGTTTGgctaatttcaataattttcaaaagagATTTGAATTATGTCAAACGACCCAGTTGCCCGAAGACGGGACCAACTTACTGGAGACAGAACCTGGATCCATTCAACAACTGCAACAACAGGTTCAAATCACTTATGAGCCCATTAATGCTGAAGAGTTGGAACAACAAACATTGCTTATTCAAGAGCGTGAACGTGAAATacatcaaattcaacagGACACacaagaaattaatgatattttcaGTAACTTGTCCTCCATAGTGAATgaacaacaatttcaaattgatagTATTGagaataatatttttagttATAGTTCCAATGCAAGAGAAGCATCAAATGAGCTTCGTAGGGCAGAAAGATATCAAAAAAGATCTAGTGGAAGATTGTTATGTTGCTTCATGATACTTGTTGCTATAGCatcatttataattttaataGGGTTGATTTTTTAGAAAATAAATGTACAGAGGAGAAGTTTGCTCTTTATTAGTGAATGTAATTATATGtatatttacaaaaattttatctATTAAAGTCTATATTTTCCATAAATTCACATATCCATCGTCTCCGGCACTCActaatatttcattttcatcatctaGTTGTGCCCAGATAACACAGTTTATTTCATGAACTCCATGTGCACCTTCATGAATAGAATCAATCACCCATTTCCCTTTTTCAGTTTCTGAATACACAACAATCTTCCCATCGGAGCCAGCACTAGCAATTTTACCAGTTAATGCAGACCACGCCACAGAATAAACCGGATACTTGTGAACAGAAGGCAAAACAGATTCTACTTCCCATACCATTTCGTTTGTGTGTCTAATCGAACTTGGAAGTTCCAACTTAGCTTGTTCATCGTCTTCTTGCTCTCTTTTTGCTACCCATATTCTTACTGACAAATCATCACTAGCAGAAACTAATCTTAAAACACTTGAATCAGCAATTGGACTTTTAAGACTTTCAAATTTAGAACACCAAACAGTACCTTCATGTCCATTTAAAATACCAACACATGACCATTCATCCCCAGCAATGTCTTGTTGATAGATTCTAATAGTATCATCATAAGAAGAACTGGCCAATATATTCATTGATGGATGCCAAGAAACATTTTTCACATCTTGTGAATGATCATTCAATACTGCCACacattcaaattcttctaaAGTTTCCGGATCAGTTTCCCATATCCAAACTGTTTTATCTCTTGAACAAGAAGCTAAATATTGACCTTGAAAATTCCAATCAACGGCTTTCACTTCATTTTCATGACCTTCTATAATTGCCATTAAATTCCATTCATTATTAGGACTAGTAAGAATTTCCTTTTGATTAGCAATAACTTCTTCAATGTCATATTCAACGTCGGGTTCATCAATACCCCATACACTAATTGTGGAATCAAAAGAACCAGCTGCTAATGCCGGCAAATCCAAGAAATCCAGTTTAGGAGTATCAGCACCACCTAATGGAGGTTTAAATGCAACAGAGCGTATTGATCTTTTGTGAGTATCTTCTAATTTGGCAACTAATGGGAATTTCTGCCTTGCGGAAAGTTTGTATagttttgttgatttgtcGGTAGATGCTGTGGCAATTATTGGTAATGTTGGATGGACAGAAACACTCCAAACCTTATCATTGTGTGCCTTGATAGAGTGTAGTAATTGAACCATATAGAACGTAGTAGTATAACTGAAGAATGGGAAGATAATTGTTTGCCTTGATTTGTCAGTTTTTTAAATTCcgctttttttttttcccacTGTCCTGCTTGAAGATCTTCGGATTACAACTACTTTTGTTAcgaattatttttttttttagatcTAATACTTGTTCTGTGAAAAGCTTTTGGGAAAGGGAAACTATGTTGAGATTTCGCCAAATTAGATTATCTCCTATTTATAAAAGTCgattaatcaatttccGTAGATTCAACTCAACAAACTCGAAAAAGCCCAAggcagaagaagaagacaacaacaacaacaacgataAATCTTTGCAACAACATAATGTACCAGCTAGGCAAGATGATAAAACTGATGTTGGATCATTTAAGATAAAACCAGCAACATCAAGATCAGCACCTGCTCCCATGGAAAATACTGGTATTGAACAATTAATGCATAAAGACAATAAACCATATATTCCCAAATTGCAACATAAAAGAGTATCATTTGAGTATCCCAATTTACCAAATCAAGATGAATATACCAATTTAGttgaaaaaccaaaatcaataactCGATGGACAAGATATATACCCAAAATATTGACAGTGATTGTATTAGTATGGTCAGGTTATACATATCATGTATGGATGACAGATACTGAAGAAGGTGAAGATAGTtctgatttattaaatccTAATGAATTCcataaatttattgttactcataaagaaaagattgatgatgatcattatataattgaattgactCCCAAGTTTTCTTATTGGGAATATAGTCATGGAACTGATCCAGAAGGGAAAAGTTTATGGAATGGGGATAAATTTTGGTCAGTAGAAATTAAACAACCCGATATTAATGTCGTTAGATCTTATACTCCATTACCGCtatattatttgaaatcGGAATATACTCGATCGGGTGAACGAGAACCATTATTGAAAGTCATTAATCCTGAAATAGATGAATATGATAAACATGGAACAATGTGTCTTTATATCAAGAGATATAATGATGGTGAAGTTTCAAGATATATTACTGATCGTAACATTGGTgatgaattagaattaaGAGGTCCtaatattgaattcaaatttcCTTATCATCCTTTACATAAATTACATAAACGTCCAATTTTCAAAGATTTACCATCAAAAGTCGAAGCTGATAATATGATAGAAACAGTTAAACGAGTAAATAATTTACctgatgttgataatattgtATTTTATGCAGCTGGGACCGGTATTGCCCCAATATTACAAGTATTATTTTCGAAAAAACCATATTTGGGCCATGTTGATATTCATTATTCTGCTAGACATCCAGGTGAATTGGGTATTTTACAAagatttttgtttttcttggaTAAATTGGATCGAATCAATATTACTTATcattatgatgatgatgatgatgatgatgaaccGAAAACCATTTTAAATGCTAAAGATATTAATCCACCGGGTATACCAAATTATATTACTCCCAAAACTTTGGAAGaaaaatctaaatttttaactggagatgaaattgaacaattaaGATTACAAAAGGAACAACAAGATCAACAAAATGAGAAATCTTTGGTTGGTTCTGATATGATGACAAAATTGGTTCAAAAACCAGAAGATAGAGGTGAAGTTTTTGAAAGTGGATTACATCAAGCAAGTAAAACTATTCAAATTCCTAAAAAACCCGCCAGTTTAGCTATTGTATGTGGACCTGATGGTTTCATTGATTATGTCGCTGGTGCAAAAGATTTGGTTAGAAATAAACAAGGTCCAGTCAATGGATTATTAGGAGACAAAAAATGGGATAACTCCAATGTATATAAACTATAGATTACCGTACCtgtaaatatatattatagtaagttttctttctttcgGTGTTGGTCTCCATTTAACTTTCATCTATCACaacaccaatttttttaccaAAATGAACCAATACTCTTTGAGCATCTCTAAATTGCGAACAAGAAGTTATAATCTCTTTTAATAGCTCTCTTTTATCAAATCCACAAATTTTCGGTTCCCAATTGTTCTCGTTTGGGGGTTTAGCCGTATCTGTATCGATAGGACCTAATAATTCATCACATacttcaaataatttagcTTTAAATCCTAATTCACATATTCTTTGTACATAAgtggtgaaaaatttatggAAATCTTTATTTTCTCCTAATAATTCACAACATAAAATTCGATTTTCTAAATGACTTATAGAAATGGTATTTTCTAAACTTTCAAATCCTTCTTTCATCAACATATTTTTCGATATcttattgaaatatttaccTCGACCAGTCCTAGTCTTTCTtaatatttcttcattGGTTTTATGTTCTAAAAGTTCTATAATCGATTGTTCATCATTAAACATATTCATTGTTTGTAGTGATCGTTTATTGTTGCTACCACCActgccaccaccaccaccactgcTGTTGCCGGTTTGGGTGCTATCCCAATAATGAGAACCAAAACACCACCAAGATTCCGTGATTGTTTGCCAAACTCCTAAATCTTTGTTAAATAAATATCCTGATCCATTAGATAATGTGACTAATGGTATACCATATGATGTTACAGCACATAAAGTGATATTGTCGGATTTTACTAACCCTTCTTTATTATACAATTCCAATAATGGACTTATCGAAGATTTGAggacattttttttgatctCCATATCCCAAACATACAACTCGCCAATACAAGTAACTACCATCAAATACTTGTCATAACTTTCAAGAAATGATATTGGTGACCCCAATACAATCGATGGTAATAATCGTTTACCAGAAACATGGGAATATGTCAAAATCGTTCCATCCACTGTTGTGACGGCCCAAAAATTCGAACCTTCGGTAGctaattgaatatatttgGGAATAAAATCACACCATATTTCTTTATCCTTTTTCATATAAGTCAATCTTGATGGTTTGGATTCATTACCTGATCCATTTTTAATGTCAAGTATAAACACCCCATCATCATCGGTTTTACTtttcaattggaaaaaaagTCTTACTTTAGGAGTTGCTAAACgaattttggaaaatgaTGTATTTGGATTAAGTATAACTGATCCAATAAATTTGACTGGTTCCATCTCACGCTTGagttttttgttattattacttcCAGTAGTTTCTTCAGTTCTAGgtcttttgttttgtttataaaaCTCTTCCGAAACAGAATAAGAtggtttttcaaattccatAGTGGATTTGGTAGTATTAACAACAGGTTTTATCACACTGTTTGATCTAGGTAAATCGGAGGGAGCAGAATTCCCACTAGAGATTAACATTGGCTGAATACGTCTTTTCCCATTTTTTGTAGTTACTTTTTGCTTATTAAATGAAAGTGATTGTGTAGTTGAATCTGATACAACAGGAGCAATGggttttggtttatttAGTTTTCGTGGGCTTGATTGAGTACGATCATTCATAACTGAATCTAGCATACCACCACTTTTGTGTtcctcatcatcaccatcaccgTCAATGTCATCATCTAATGATTGCAATTTTGGAGGTGGAATTACTTCTGGAGTTATGACTCCACCCTTGatagt from Candida albicans SC5314 chromosome 5, complete sequence encodes the following:
- a CDS encoding iron-sulfur cluster assembly protein (Ortholog(s) have role in iron-sulfur cluster assembly, tRNA wobble uridine modification and cytosol, nucleus localization), with translation MVQLLHSIKAHNDKVWSVSVHPTLPIIATASTDKSTKLYKLSARQKFPLVAKLEDTHKRSIRSVAFKPPLGGADTPKSDFLDLPALAAGSFDSTISVWGIDEPDVEYDIEEVIANQKEILTSPNNEWNLMAIIEGHENEVKAVDWNFQGQYLASCSRDKTVWIWETDPETLEEFECVAVLNDHSQDVKNVSWHPSMNILASSSYDDTIRIYQQDIAGDEWSCVGILNGHEGTVWCSKFESLKSPIADSSVLRLVSASDDLSVRIWVAKREQEDDEQAKLELPSSIRHTNEMVWEVESVLPSVHKYPVYSVAWSALTGKIASAGSDGKIVVYSETEKGKWVIDSIHEGAHGVHEINCVIWAQLDDENEILVSAGDDGYVNLWKI
- a CDS encoding uncharacterized protein (Ortholog(s) have DNA binding, nucleosome binding, transcription corepressor activity); translated protein: MKFLKLPQSYHNGGIHSIDVNQDNTILVSGGTDNKIGVWNLKKLIELSKLVSTHNSPEVRLKLKSLEPKQYITCHKSLINVVRFFKGDNKRFISSDVNGNVFFHTLHEQPETKQLFPFKSIETSEVNPVVDLTISADNRLIAWSTNNGKVYLYDVVKDTFQELTSICHEKPIIQRSIAFDPSNNYLITVGDDTQINVFQYSYEKDDTSTTTYKFRLIYKISKLFSQNPLNVRYKRISWSPDGNLVSIPTASKNQTMLISLISRSEKWTNIESLVGHDFACDVVKFNPKIFSSKENDTSKVHSVIASGGSDRTMAIWNTSKSTPITVLQDAVQGEILDITWTTDGTSLLFCTSQGKLCIGNFEPNELGYTFSQETMERFVQLQNNLIEPMNFRYPHEQTVGNRKQLPPIEFLSQKNAISTTTSSSNTVENDKKNAEDNVGVSNQSKSTTTTTTTTIKGGVITPEVIPPPKLQSLDDDIDGDGDDEEHKSGGMLDSVMNDRTQSSPRKLNKPKPIAPVVSDSTTQSLSFNKQKVTTKNGKRRIQPMLISSGNSAPSDLPRSNSVIKPVVNTTKSTMEFEKPSYSVSEEFYKQNKRPRTEETTGSNNNKKLKREMEPVKFIGSVILNPNTSFSKIRLATPKVRLFFQLKSKTDDDGVFILDIKNGSGNESKPSRLTYMKKDKEIWCDFIPKYIQLATEGSNFWAVTTVDGTILTYSHVSGKRLLPSIVLGSPISFLESYDKYLMVVTCIGELYVWDMEIKKNVLKSSISPLLELYNKEGLVKSDNITLCAVTSYGIPLVTLSNGSGYLFNKDLGVWQTITESWWCFGSHYWDSTQTGNSSGGGGGSGGSNNKRSLQTMNMFNDEQSIIELLEHKTNEEILRKTRTGRGKYFNKISKNMLMKEGFESLENTISISHLENRILCCELLGENKDFHKFFTTYVQRICELGFKAKLFEVCDELLGPIDTDTAKPPNENNWEPKICGFDKRELLKEIITSCSQFRDAQRVLVHFGKKIGVVIDES
- the TRR1 gene encoding thioredoxin-disulfide reductase (Thioredoxin reductase; regulated by Tsa1/Tsa1B, Hap43; induced by nitric oxide, peroxide; oxidative stress-induce via Cap1; induced by human neutrophils; stationary phase enriched protein); its protein translation is MVHHKVTIIGSGPAAHTAAIYLARAEIKPTLYEGMLANGIAAGGQLTTTTDIENFPGFPNGIGGSELMEKMKEQSQRFGTEIITETISKVDFSKRPFKLWTEWNEDAEPITTDAVIIATGASAKRMHLPGEDTYWQQGISACAVCDGAVPIFRNNPLAVIGGGDSACEEAIFLTKYASKVFLLVRRDVLRASTIMQKRVTNNEKIEVLWNTEALEAKGDGKLLKSLRIVNNKTKEEKDLQVNGLFYAIGHIPATKIFADQLKTDEAGYIQTTPGTASTSIEGVFAAGDVQDKIYRQAITSAGSGCMAALECEKFISEQEA
- a CDS encoding oxidoreductase (Ortholog(s) have oxidoreductase activity, role in cytochrome c-heme linkage, mitochondrial membrane organization and extrinsic component of mitochondrial inner membrane localization), which produces MLRFRQIRLSPIYKSRLINFRRFNSTNSKKPKAEEEDNNNNNDKSLQQHNVPARQDDKTDVGSFKIKPATSRSAPAPMENTGIEQLMHKDNKPYIPKLQHKRVSFEYPNLPNQDEYTNLVEKPKSITRWTRYIPKILTVIVLVWSGYTYHVWMTDTEEGEDSSDLLNPNEFHKFIVTHKEKIDDDHYIIELTPKFSYWEYSHGTDPEGKSLWNGDKFWSVEIKQPDINVVRSYTPLPLYYLKSEYTRSGEREPLLKVINPEIDEYDKHGTMCLYIKRYNDGEVSRYITDRNIGDELELRGPNIEFKFPYHPLHKLHKRPIFKDLPSKVEADNMIETVKRVNNLPDVDNIVFYAAGTGIAPILQVLFSKKPYLGHVDIHYSARHPGELGILQRFLFFLDKLDRINITYHYDDDDDDDEPKTILNAKDINPPGIPNYITPKTLEEKSKFLTGDEIEQLRLQKEQQDQQNEKSLVGSDMMTKLVQKPEDRGEVFESGLHQASKTIQIPKKPASLAIVCGPDGFIDYVAGAKDLVRNKQGPVNGLLGDKKWDNSNVYKL
- the PEP12 gene encoding SNAP receptor (Predicted target membrane receptor (t-SNARE) involved in vacuolar transport, endocytosis, and secretion; required for biofilm formation in RPMI-1640 and for virulence), with amino-acid sequence MSFNTPFSEDLERTATNDSHRYKDYPEFDSLSTSIEKQLHYINSELLSSIRSDLAKFEKDKTDTSLSESLSGQFRKTTDAFKKVNKFVKSLNASIVTTEREHEDVETINYLKQKEAIQIKLIRDSLANFNNFQKRFELCQTTQLPEDGTNLSETEPGSIQQSQQQVQITYEPINAEELEQQTLLIQEREREIHQIQQDTQEINDIFSNLSSIVNEQQFQIDSIENNIFSYSSNAREASNELRRAERYQKRSSGRLLCCFMILVAIASFIILIGLIF